The DNA region AATCGGCAGAACGTCCGCGTCCTTCAATCTTAAAGACCTTAACACCCGCATCAAGAATTTGATCAATAAACCCAACTGTGTTTAAGTCCTTGGGAGATAAGATATATTGATTACTAATTTTCAGTTCGTTATTTCTATCATCTTTAATACTGTATTCTCTGCGGCAATTTTGATAGCAACCACCTCTGTTGGCAGAAGAATTATCCATGTGATGACTCAAAAAACATTTCCCTGAAATAGCCATACACAAAGCACCATGAGCAAATACTTCAATTCTTATTAATTTTCCCGAAGGTCCAGTTATTTTTTCTTTTTCAATAGCAGTAGTAATTTTTGAAATTTGATTAAGAGAAAGTTCACGTGCAAGAACTATTACATCAACAAATTGGGAAAAATACTTAACACTTTCAATGTTTGAAATACTTAATTGGGTAGAAGCATGAATAGGAATATTTATTTTTTTTGCGTAAAGCAAAACAGATTGGTCGGTTGCGATAATAGCATTTATCCCATTTTCTTTTGCAGATGAAACTATCTTTTTCATCAAGTTCAGGTCTTCATCATAAAGAACAGTGTTTACGGTAATGTATGATTTAATATTGTTTTTCTTACAAATTGATGAGATTTTTTTGAGGTCGTCAAGAGTAAAATTGTTGGAGGAACGAGACCTCATATTTATATATTCCACACCGAAATACACCGAATCGGCTTCGCCTTGAATTGCTGCCATTAAAGATTCATAAGAACCCACGGGAGACATTATTTCTATGTTTTGAAAATCGGACATTATAAAAATGTTTTTTTAAAAAGAGAAAATATTGTTTTTGAATCGGCAAAGTTACTACCGATAGATAGTTTTTGTTGTGGTAATTAAATAAATTATTAATTGTGCATCTTTGAATGTTTCACGTGAAACATTTCCACCGAAAGTAAATTAATTTGATAATGTGGAGAATCTAAGTGTCTAAAAATTAAGGTTGCAGAAAGAAAAATAATATCATGCATTTTAAGAAGTTGATAATATTTTATATTAATTTTATTTTCAGTAAACTAAGCAAAAACGTTCTAAATCTAGAGCGATAAAAACAAAAAACGTTCTAAAAAAAGAACGATAAATACGATAAACGTTCATAAATAAGAACAAATATTTAAATTATTGTTCTTTTATTAGAACAATATACTACCTTTGAACTAAAATAAAATACTATGGAAAAGCTATATAGGACGTTTGACCTAAAATTAAAAGCGATAAAAACTGATATTCGAAGGTCTTTATATGCAAATTTTGACTGGGATGAAAGGCTAATTTCTCTGATAGGAGCAAGAGGTGTTGGAAAAACAACTATTTTGTTACAACACATAAAAGAGAATTTTAAAATAAATAATGAAATATTATTTGTAAGCCTTGATGATGTTTTTTTTACAACAAATACACTCATAGACTTAGTTGAAATATTTTATACCAAAGGAGGAAAATATTTGTTTATTGATGAGGTTCATAAATACCCCAATTGGTCGAGAGAAATAAAAAATATTTATGATACTTATGCTGATTTAAAAATTGTATTTACAGGCTCATCAATTCTAGAAATTTATAAAGGTGAAGCAGACTTAAGTAGAAGAGCAGTTAATTATGAACTTAAAGGGCTTTCGTTTAGAGAATATCTAAAAATAAAGCACAAAATTTCATTTGATAAAATAATGCTTGATGATATAATTACAAACCATAGAGAAATAAGTGGGGAAATTACAAAGGAAATACATCCGTTAAAGTACTTTTCTAAATACTTAGAGGGAGGATATTATCCATATTTTTTGGAAGGGGAGAAATACTATCATCAAAAAATTAACAACACTTTGAATTTGATGTTGGAAATAGATTTGCCGTCAGTTGTAGGATTGAACTATGCCAATGTTTATAAAATCAAGAAGCTGTTGTATATTTTATCCGAAACAAGTCCTTACAATCCTAACATTACTAAGCTAAGCTCACAAATAGAAACAAATCGTGCTACTACTCTTCAATTTCTCAGCTATCTAAAAAGATCAGATATATTACATTTGCTAAAGTCATCGGGTAAAGGAGATGGTATTCTAACAAAACCTGACAAAGTTTATCTTGAAAATCCAAACTTAATGTATGCATTAGCAAGTAAAAGCCCGAATATTGGAACAGTGAGGGAA from Bacteroidota bacterium includes:
- a CDS encoding peptidase U32 family protein — protein: MSDFQNIEIMSPVGSYESLMAAIQGEADSVYFGVEYINMRSRSSNNFTLDDLKKISSICKKNNIKSYITVNTVLYDEDLNLMKKIVSSAKENGINAIIATDQSVLLYAKKINIPIHASTQLSISNIESVKYFSQFVDVIVLARELSLNQISKITTAIEKEKITGPSGKLIRIEVFAHGALCMAISGKCFLSHHMDNSSANRGGCYQNCRREYSIKDDRNNELKISNQYILSPKDLNTVGFIDQILDAGVKVFKIEGRGRSADYVKTVTKVYKDAVTSVQNGSYNAKYVESLNKRLETVFNRGFWDGHFLGKNLNEWNAEIYGSKATTKKIYLGKGKKYFKKIMVGEFELQSGTLKISDKIIITGPTTGVLEMTVKELRLENESVNIVNKGDNFSMPVSSIIRNSDKLYKIIKTNR
- a CDS encoding AAA family ATPase — protein: MEKLYRTFDLKLKAIKTDIRRSLYANFDWDERLISLIGARGVGKTTILLQHIKENFKINNEILFVSLDDVFFTTNTLIDLVEIFYTKGGKYLFIDEVHKYPNWSREIKNIYDTYADLKIVFTGSSILEIYKGEADLSRRAVNYELKGLSFREYLKIKHKISFDKIMLDDIITNHREISGEITKEIHPLKYFSKYLEGGYYPYFLEGEKYYHQKINNTLNLMLEIDLPSVVGLNYANVYKIKKLLYILSETSPYNPNITKLSSQIETNRATTLQFLSYLKRSDILHLLKSSGKGDGILTKPDKVYLENPNLMYALASKSPNIGTVRESFFMNQLANLHEVSTAKTGDFLIDEKYIFEVGGKNKSFEQIKNNKNAFIASDDIETGYGNKIPLWLFGFLY